In one Choloepus didactylus isolate mChoDid1 chromosome 1, mChoDid1.pri, whole genome shotgun sequence genomic region, the following are encoded:
- the B3GNT5 gene encoding lactosylceramide 1,3-N-acetyl-beta-D-glucosaminyltransferase isoform X1 produces the protein MDIRMFVSGRRVKKWQFVQLFATCFILSLTFFWGLNDNPIVNHMKSYSYRYLINSYDFVNDSLTLKHSPEGATSYQYLINHKEKCQAQDVLLLLFVKSAPENYGRRSAIRKTWGNDKYVRSQLNANIKTLFALGTPSNPLKREEMQRKLELENQMYNDIIQQDFVDSFYNLTLKLLLQFRWANTFCPHARFLMTADDDIFIHMPNLIEYLQSLKQIGVQDFWIGHVHRGSPPIRDKSSKYYVSYDMYQWPAYPDYTAGAAYVISSDVAAKVYEASQTLNSSLYIDDVFMGLCANKMGIVPQSHVFFSGEGKTPYHPCIYEKMMTSHGHVQDLQDLWQDATDAKVKTISKGFFGQIYCRLIKIVLLCRVFYVNTYPCSAAFA, from the coding sequence ATGGACATCAGAATGTTTGTTAGTGGCAGAAGAGTCAAAAAATGGCAGTTTGTTCAGTTATTTGCCACTTGTTTTATACTAAGCCTTACGTTTTTTTGGGGACTGAATGATAATCCAATAGTGAACCATATGAAGTCCTACTCTTACAGATACCTCATAAATAGCTATGACTTTGTGAATGATAGCCTGACTCTTAAGCACAGCCCAGAGGGGGCTACCAGCTACCAGTACTTGattaaccacaaagaaaagtgTCAAGCCCAAGATGTCCTGCTTTTACTGTTTGTAAAGAGTGCTCCTGAAAACTACGGCCGCCGTTCTGCAATTAGAAAAACATGGGGCAATGATAAGTATGTTCGATCTCAACTTAATGCCAACATCAAAACTCTGTTTGCCTTAGGAACTCCTTCTAATccactgaagagagaagaaatgcaaagaaaactgGAACTGGAAAACCAAATGTACAACGATATAATTCAGCAAGactttgttgattctttctacaATCTTACTCTTAAATTACTTCTGCAGTTTAGGTGGGCAAATACATTTTGTCCACATGCCAGATTCCTTATGACTGCAGACGATGATATATTTATTCACATGCCAAATCTTATTGAATACCTTCAAAGTTTAAAACAAATTGGTGTTCAAGATTTTTGGATTGGCCATGTTCACCGTGGTTCTCCTCCCATCAGAGACAAAAGCAGCAAATACTACGTCTCCTATGACATGTACCAGTGGCCAGCTTACCCTGACTATACCGCTGGAGCTGCCTATGTGATCTCCAGTGATGTAGCCGCCAAAGTCTACGAGGCATCACAGACACTTAACTCTAGTCTTTACATAGACGATGTGTTCATGGGCCTCTGTGccaataaaatggggatagtaccACAATcccatgtgtttttttctggggaagGTAAAACTCCTTATCATCCTTGCATCTATGAAAAAATGATGACGTCTCATGGACACGTACAAGACCTTCAGGACCTTTGGCAGGATGCCACGGATGCTAAAgtaaaaacaatttcaaaaggtTTTTTTGGTCAAATTTACTGTAGGTTAATTAAGATAGTTCTCCTTTGCAGAGTGTTCTATGTCAACACTTATCCTTGTTCGGCTGCGTTTGCCTAA
- the B3GNT5 gene encoding lactosylceramide 1,3-N-acetyl-beta-D-glucosaminyltransferase isoform X4 codes for MVCSLCRGLERRSTSPGWAVRGSGSGVLHSVPASAPPLPGPAARRPARRLLAQGSSRSLLYPLWTRRKSAGGEGKTHSLTPGSSTTSVVEENGGSGGMDLIRGDPWLSMLNPNSSQGTSSRSERWLHPPGLLFAPTFGFI; via the exons ATGGTTTGCTCTTTGTGCCGGGGACTGGAGAGGCGCTCGACCAGCCCTGGGTGGGCAGTTCGTGGCTCCGGGAGCGGGGTGTTGCACAGCGTCCCAGCCTCGGCTCCGCCCCTGCCCGGCCCGGCCGCCAGGCGCCCTGCGCGGCGCCTCCTCGCCCAAGGTAGCTCTCGGAGTCTCCTCTACCCACTTTGGACCAGGAGAAAGTCggcaggaggggaagggaagacaCACTCGCTCACACCGGGTAGCTCCACGACGTCAG TGGTGGAAGAAAATGGAGGCAGTGGTGGCATGGACCTGATCCGAGGTGATCCCTGGCTGAGCATGCTGAACCCCAATTCTTCCCAAGGGACCAGCTCTAGGAGTGAAAGGTGGCTCCATCCCCCAGGACTGCTCTTTGCACCAACATTTG GTTTCATCTAA
- the B3GNT5 gene encoding lactosylceramide 1,3-N-acetyl-beta-D-glucosaminyltransferase isoform X3 — translation MVCSLCRGLERRSTSPGWAVRGSGSGVLHSVPASAPPLPGPAARRPARRLLAQGSSRSLLYPLWTRRKSAGGEGKTHSLTPGSSTTSGWNARLGPGGAAGAHTPAPDTLPWPGSRAVQRREAVVEENGGSGGMDLIRGDPWLSMLNPNSSQGTSSRSERWLHPPGLLFAPTFGFI, via the exons ATGGTTTGCTCTTTGTGCCGGGGACTGGAGAGGCGCTCGACCAGCCCTGGGTGGGCAGTTCGTGGCTCCGGGAGCGGGGTGTTGCACAGCGTCCCAGCCTCGGCTCCGCCCCTGCCCGGCCCGGCCGCCAGGCGCCCTGCGCGGCGCCTCCTCGCCCAAGGTAGCTCTCGGAGTCTCCTCTACCCACTTTGGACCAGGAGAAAGTCggcaggaggggaagggaagacaCACTCGCTCACACCGGGTAGCTCCACGACGTCAGGTTGGAATGCACGCTTGGGCCCGGGAGGCGCGGCTGGAGCACACACCCCGGCCCCAGATACGCTACCCTGGCCGGGATCGCGCGCAGTCCAGCGCCGGGAAGCTG TGGTGGAAGAAAATGGAGGCAGTGGTGGCATGGACCTGATCCGAGGTGATCCCTGGCTGAGCATGCTGAACCCCAATTCTTCCCAAGGGACCAGCTCTAGGAGTGAAAGGTGGCTCCATCCCCCAGGACTGCTCTTTGCACCAACATTTG GTTTCATCTAA
- the B3GNT5 gene encoding lactosylceramide 1,3-N-acetyl-beta-D-glucosaminyltransferase isoform X2: MCGREKKSQVPGWFALCAGDWRGARPALGGQFVAPGAGCCTASQPRLRPCPARPPGALRGASSPKVALGVSSTHFGPGESRQEGKGRHTRSHRVAPRRQVGMHAWAREARLEHTPRPQIRYPGRDRAQSSAGKLVRPFQARGAGYSPPERAAGKERAFLPRGAFVRSGRPARALEAGTPGRAAA; encoded by the coding sequence ATGtgtggaagagagaaaaagtcGCAAGTCCCTGGATGGTTTGCTCTTTGTGCCGGGGACTGGAGAGGCGCTCGACCAGCCCTGGGTGGGCAGTTCGTGGCTCCGGGAGCGGGGTGTTGCACAGCGTCCCAGCCTCGGCTCCGCCCCTGCCCGGCCCGGCCGCCAGGCGCCCTGCGCGGCGCCTCCTCGCCCAAGGTAGCTCTCGGAGTCTCCTCTACCCACTTTGGACCAGGAGAAAGTCggcaggaggggaagggaagacaCACTCGCTCACACCGGGTAGCTCCACGACGTCAGGTTGGAATGCACGCTTGGGCCCGGGAGGCGCGGCTGGAGCACACACCCCGGCCCCAGATACGCTACCCTGGCCGGGATCGCGCGCAGTCCAGCGCCGGGAAGCTGGTGAGGCCCTTCCAGGCGCGGGGCGCGGGCTACTCGCCGCCCGAACGTGCAGCGGGGAAGGAGCGCGCGTTCCTTCCCCGGGGCGCCTTTGTTCGCTCCGGCCGGCCGGCACGGGCGCTTGAAGCCGGAACTCCCGGCCGAGCCGCCGCCTAG